From a region of the uncultured Draconibacterium sp. genome:
- a CDS encoding aldehyde dehydrogenase family protein, whose amino-acid sequence MKIDISKELKQLGISEVNNGVCTGTEWKTTSGAVVESFSPSDGELIASVNQATAADYHKVVEKAKEAFKVWRMVPAPKRGEIVRQIGLELRKYKEPLGKLVSYEMGKIYQEGLGEVQEMIDICDFAVGQSRQLYGFTMHSEREKHRMYDQYHPLGIVGVVSAFNFPVAVWAWNAMIAMVAGDVVIWKPSSKVFLCAIAVHNIVAKVLKENDVPEGVLNLVAAGSRELGDEFFSDKNIPLVSFTGSTKIGKKVGGLVGQRLGKTILELGGNNAIIVTPQADIEMTIRAIVFGAVGTCGQRCTSTRRIIVHDSIYNDLKNRLIAIYNKLPIGHALDEKTLVGPLVDRWAVDTYLAAIEKVKAEGGKILIGGEVLSGEGYESGCFVTPSIAEVENHFEIVQDETFAPLLYMIRYSELEEAIRLHNDVPQGLSSAIFSTHMLETEKFLSHEGSDCGIANVNIGTSGAEIGGAFGGEKETGGGRESGSDAWKAYMRRQTNTINYSTELPLAQGIEFNV is encoded by the coding sequence ATGAAAATTGACATTTCAAAAGAATTAAAACAGTTAGGTATTAGTGAAGTAAATAATGGTGTTTGCACCGGAACTGAATGGAAAACAACGTCCGGTGCAGTTGTAGAATCGTTTTCTCCTTCGGACGGGGAATTGATTGCAAGCGTTAATCAGGCAACTGCTGCCGATTACCACAAGGTGGTGGAAAAAGCAAAAGAGGCTTTTAAGGTGTGGCGCATGGTGCCTGCTCCAAAGCGCGGCGAGATTGTGCGTCAGATTGGTTTGGAACTTCGGAAGTATAAAGAGCCACTTGGAAAATTGGTTTCATACGAAATGGGTAAAATTTACCAGGAAGGTTTGGGCGAGGTGCAGGAAATGATCGATATCTGTGATTTTGCCGTTGGTCAGTCGCGCCAGCTGTATGGTTTCACCATGCATTCGGAACGCGAAAAACACCGCATGTACGACCAGTATCATCCGCTGGGGATTGTTGGTGTAGTTTCGGCCTTTAACTTTCCGGTAGCTGTTTGGGCCTGGAATGCAATGATTGCAATGGTGGCAGGCGATGTGGTTATCTGGAAACCTTCTTCAAAAGTATTTCTGTGTGCTATTGCTGTTCACAATATTGTTGCTAAAGTTTTAAAAGAAAATGATGTTCCTGAAGGAGTTTTAAACCTTGTTGCAGCAGGTTCTCGCGAGTTGGGCGACGAGTTTTTTAGTGACAAAAATATTCCGTTGGTATCGTTTACCGGTTCAACAAAAATTGGTAAAAAGGTTGGCGGTCTTGTAGGTCAGCGTTTGGGAAAAACCATTCTTGAACTCGGTGGAAACAATGCCATTATTGTAACTCCTCAGGCCGATATTGAAATGACAATTCGTGCAATAGTTTTTGGTGCTGTTGGTACTTGCGGCCAGCGTTGTACTTCCACTCGTCGTATTATTGTTCACGATTCAATTTACAATGATTTGAAAAACCGATTGATTGCCATTTACAACAAATTGCCAATTGGTCATGCTTTAGATGAAAAAACACTGGTTGGCCCGCTGGTTGATCGTTGGGCTGTGGATACCTATTTGGCTGCCATTGAGAAAGTAAAAGCTGAAGGTGGAAAAATCCTGATTGGCGGAGAAGTACTTTCGGGAGAAGGATACGAATCAGGTTGTTTTGTAACGCCGAGTATCGCCGAAGTGGAAAATCATTTCGAAATCGTTCAGGACGAAACTTTTGCTCCATTATTGTACATGATTCGTTATTCAGAACTGGAAGAAGCCATTCGTTTACACAACGATGTGCCGCAAGGTTTGTCATCAGCAATTTTTTCAACGCATATGTTGGAAACCGAGAAATTCCTGTCGCATGAAGGATCAGATTGTGGGATTGCCAATGTAAATATTGGTACATCGGGTGCCGAAATTGGTGGCGCTTTTGGAGGTGAGAAAGAAACCGGTGGTGGTCGCGAGTCGGGTTCCGATGCCTGGAAAGCCTACATGCGCAGACAAACAAATACAATAAATTACAGTACAGAGCTTCCGTTGGCTCAGGGAATTGAATTTAATGTTTAA
- a CDS encoding 3-oxoacid CoA-transferase subunit B yields MESDNKNRGWSTGEMAQKVAMDIHDGAYVNLGIGIPEMVAGFIPEGREVIYHTENGLLGMGKVADVGCEDPELVNAGKKYVTAIPGAAYFNHADSFAMIRGGHIDICVLGAYQVSEEGDLANWSTGNPNDIPAVGGAMDLVAGVKTIFVITKHTTKTGESKIVKQCTYPLTGKNVVSRIYTNFAIIDVRDKQLYVRELAPGVSYEFLQEHTEATLHMD; encoded by the coding sequence ATGGAATCAGACAATAAAAATAGAGGTTGGAGCACCGGCGAAATGGCGCAAAAAGTTGCCATGGACATTCACGATGGTGCGTATGTAAATCTTGGGATTGGCATTCCAGAAATGGTTGCCGGATTTATACCCGAAGGTCGCGAAGTGATCTATCATACCGAAAATGGTTTGCTTGGTATGGGAAAGGTCGCTGATGTTGGCTGTGAAGATCCGGAGTTGGTGAATGCCGGGAAAAAATATGTTACAGCCATTCCCGGAGCGGCTTATTTTAATCATGCCGACAGCTTTGCTATGATACGTGGCGGGCACATCGATATTTGTGTGCTGGGTGCTTACCAGGTTTCAGAAGAGGGCGATCTGGCTAACTGGTCTACCGGAAATCCAAATGATATTCCCGCAGTGGGCGGTGCCATGGATTTGGTAGCCGGTGTGAAAACCATTTTTGTCATTACAAAACACACAACCAAAACCGGCGAATCGAAAATTGTAAAACAGTGCACTTACCCTCTAACGGGGAAAAATGTGGTGAGTCGTATCTACACCAATTTTGCAATTATTGATGTCAGAGATAAGCAACTTTATGTGAGGGAACTCGCTCCCGGAGTCAGTTATGAGTTCTTGCAAGAACATACCGAAGCAACTTTGCACATGGATTAA
- the pcaF gene encoding 3-oxoadipyl-CoA thiolase, with protein MNDVFICDAIRTPVGKYGGSLSAIRADDLAAIPIKTLLERNNQIDPAAFDDVLMGCANQAGEDNRNVARMALLLAGMPESVPGVTVNRLCSSGMEAIGMAARAIKAGEAELMIAGGAENMSRSPLVMPKATQAFSRNAEIYDSTIGWRFVNNKFQEKYGTDPLICTAENLADEFKISREDQDRFAHKSQLKTAEAQQNGALAREIIPVSIPQRKGDPVIFEKDEHPRLTSLEKLTALNPVYGPGTTVTAGNASGINDGAAAVIVASEAAVKKFNLTPKARILGTQAAGVPPRTMGIGPVPATNKLLKRLGMRLDQMDIIELNEAFAAQSLACIREFGMADDDPRLNPLGGAIALGHPLGMSGARLVTTALYQLQNSNSKYALCTMCVGVGQGVSMVLEKV; from the coding sequence ATGAATGATGTTTTTATTTGCGATGCAATACGCACGCCGGTTGGAAAATATGGAGGTTCGCTGTCCGCGATCAGAGCAGATGATCTGGCAGCAATTCCCATAAAAACTTTGCTGGAACGTAACAATCAGATCGATCCGGCAGCTTTTGATGATGTGCTAATGGGATGTGCCAACCAGGCAGGAGAAGACAACCGAAACGTTGCAAGAATGGCCCTGCTTTTAGCCGGCATGCCGGAGTCGGTTCCGGGAGTAACCGTAAACCGTTTGTGTTCTTCAGGGATGGAAGCGATTGGAATGGCAGCGCGCGCCATAAAAGCCGGTGAGGCAGAACTGATGATTGCCGGCGGAGCTGAAAATATGTCGCGGTCGCCATTGGTAATGCCAAAAGCCACACAGGCTTTTTCCCGAAATGCAGAAATATATGACTCCACCATCGGCTGGCGTTTCGTGAACAACAAGTTTCAGGAAAAATATGGAACTGATCCACTTATTTGCACCGCAGAAAATCTGGCAGATGAATTTAAGATCAGTCGCGAAGATCAGGATCGGTTTGCACACAAGAGTCAGTTAAAAACGGCTGAAGCCCAGCAAAACGGGGCACTGGCTCGGGAAATTATTCCGGTTTCTATTCCGCAACGGAAAGGAGATCCGGTAATCTTTGAAAAGGATGAACACCCCAGGCTGACCTCGCTTGAAAAACTGACGGCATTAAATCCTGTTTATGGCCCGGGAACAACGGTAACAGCAGGAAATGCCTCAGGAATTAACGATGGAGCGGCTGCTGTAATTGTAGCATCGGAAGCTGCAGTTAAGAAGTTCAATCTAACTCCAAAAGCCAGAATTCTGGGTACTCAGGCGGCTGGGGTGCCACCGCGCACCATGGGAATTGGCCCGGTACCGGCTACCAATAAACTTTTAAAACGACTGGGGATGCGACTGGACCAGATGGATATCATTGAATTAAATGAAGCATTCGCCGCACAATCGCTGGCTTGCATCCGTGAGTTTGGGATGGCAGATGATGATCCACGATTAAATCCGCTTGGCGGAGCAATTGCACTTGGCCATCCGCTGGGAATGTCGGGAGCACGCCTGGTGACAACAGCCTTATATCAGCTGCAAAATTCAAACTCAAAATACGCGCTTTGCACTATGTGTGTTGGTGTTGGGCAGGGAGTTTCGATGGTTTTGGAGAAGGTTTAA
- a CDS encoding nitroreductase: MSVIEIIKNRRATPPRLFAKKDLPNGSVEELLRSANWAPNHKKTEPWRFKVYRGEAKAKLAADAKALLLEKQKEGYPVAPEKIEKFASTIERVPVAIAVILQPDSASRLPEWEEVAAVSMAVQNMWLTATEMDLAAFWATPGFIELFDELLELENNQKSMGFFYVGQVMMDFPSPGRRDWKEKIEWKE, translated from the coding sequence ATGTCAGTTATAGAAATTATAAAAAACCGAAGGGCGACACCGCCACGTTTATTTGCCAAAAAAGACTTGCCAAACGGCTCGGTAGAAGAGTTGTTAAGAAGTGCCAACTGGGCACCAAACCATAAAAAAACGGAACCCTGGCGTTTTAAAGTTTACCGCGGCGAAGCCAAAGCCAAACTGGCTGCCGATGCCAAAGCGTTATTGCTGGAAAAACAAAAGGAAGGTTATCCGGTTGCTCCTGAGAAAATCGAAAAGTTTGCATCAACAATTGAGCGTGTGCCGGTGGCCATTGCTGTAATTTTGCAGCCTGATTCTGCCAGTCGTTTACCTGAGTGGGAAGAAGTTGCTGCGGTATCAATGGCAGTGCAAAATATGTGGTTAACCGCTACCGAAATGGATTTGGCTGCTTTTTGGGCTACACCGGGTTTTATCGAGTTATTTGATGAATTACTGGAGCTGGAAAACAACCAAAAAAGTATGGGCTTTTTTTACGTTGGGCAGGTAATGATGGATTTTCCTTCGCCGGGCCGACGTGACTGGAAGGAAAAAATTGAATGGAAAGAATGA
- a CDS encoding carboxymuconolactone decarboxylase family protein: MKQPLVIPKTGASDPELQQLITFYEETLGFCPNSVKTMHHRPRIAYAFIEMNKAVMENNGRVTSALKRMIAYISSNAAGCRYCQAHAIRAAERYDAEQEQLENIWEYKTHPAFSKAERAALDFAFAASIIPNSVDDQIAENLRTYWDEGEIVEITGVVALFGYLNRWNDSMGTEIENGAKESGEKLLGQKGWNTGKHSY, from the coding sequence ATGAAACAACCACTTGTAATTCCAAAAACAGGAGCTTCTGATCCTGAATTACAGCAATTAATAACGTTTTACGAAGAGACACTTGGTTTCTGCCCCAACAGCGTAAAAACCATGCATCACCGCCCGCGAATTGCCTATGCTTTCATAGAAATGAACAAGGCTGTAATGGAAAACAATGGACGGGTCACCAGCGCTTTAAAACGAATGATCGCCTACATTAGCAGCAATGCAGCAGGTTGCCGTTATTGTCAGGCACACGCCATACGAGCAGCAGAACGCTATGATGCTGAACAGGAACAACTGGAAAATATTTGGGAATACAAAACACATCCTGCGTTTTCGAAGGCTGAACGTGCTGCGCTTGATTTTGCATTCGCAGCTTCCATAATCCCAAATAGTGTTGACGACCAAATTGCAGAAAACTTAAGAACATATTGGGATGAAGGTGAAATTGTAGAGATTACCGGCGTTGTTGCTTTGTTTGGTTATCTCAATCGATGGAACGATTCGATGGGAACTGAAATTGAAAACGGAGCAAAAGAATCGGGCGAAAAACTGCTTGGTCAAAAAGGCTGGAATACCGGCAAACACTCCTATTAA
- a CDS encoding saccharopine dehydrogenase C-terminal domain-containing protein has protein sequence MKVLLLGAGMVAKPLADYILDNNIELTIATRTLTKAEKLIRNRTNGKALQWTIDDIDQLDQLVATHDLTVSLLPYAHHVTVAKLCIKHKKNMVTTSYVSDEMKALDAAAKEAEIIILNEIGVDPGFDHMTAMRIIDKVQDKGGKIKEFYSLCGALAAPEETDNPFKYKFSWSPKGVIMAGNNGAKYLKDGEITELQTEDLFKNPLKIDFPEVGEMEVYPNRNSLDYIDIYGLKDVTTMYRGTFRYPDWCEIMDAMKTLGLFTYDKQSFSGKTYKKIMARQLDVYPANIKEKAAEQLRLSIDSPAILAMEWLGLFSDYMVPMDEGSNFDLVTDLMLKKMMLPEHARDMVIMLHSFLVENADGSTEVVKSRLLDFATKEDTSIARTVGLPAAIAVKMILDGKITDKGVHIPVSKSIYEPILPELEKLGIAMKEEWGVKESAKISC, from the coding sequence ATGAAAGTACTATTACTTGGCGCCGGGATGGTAGCCAAACCACTTGCCGATTATATTCTTGACAACAATATAGAATTAACAATTGCCACCCGCACACTTACAAAGGCCGAAAAATTAATCAGAAACCGCACAAACGGTAAAGCCCTGCAATGGACCATCGATGACATTGATCAATTGGATCAGCTAGTTGCAACTCATGATTTAACAGTAAGCCTGCTTCCTTATGCGCATCATGTTACGGTAGCCAAACTGTGTATTAAGCACAAAAAAAACATGGTGACCACATCGTACGTGTCGGATGAAATGAAAGCATTGGATGCAGCAGCGAAAGAAGCGGAAATTATTATTCTGAATGAGATCGGTGTTGATCCGGGTTTTGACCACATGACTGCCATGCGAATTATTGATAAGGTGCAAGACAAAGGTGGTAAGATCAAAGAATTTTACTCGTTGTGTGGCGCGCTGGCAGCACCCGAAGAAACTGACAATCCGTTTAAATACAAATTCTCGTGGTCGCCAAAAGGTGTGATTATGGCCGGAAATAACGGTGCCAAATATTTAAAAGACGGGGAAATTACTGAGCTGCAAACGGAAGACCTTTTTAAAAATCCTTTAAAAATTGATTTCCCTGAGGTTGGCGAAATGGAAGTTTATCCCAATCGCAACTCACTGGATTACATCGACATTTACGGATTGAAAGATGTTACCACTATGTATCGGGGCACTTTTCGCTATCCTGATTGGTGCGAAATAATGGACGCCATGAAAACGCTTGGACTTTTTACATACGACAAACAAAGTTTTTCAGGAAAAACCTACAAAAAAATTATGGCGCGCCAGCTTGATGTATACCCGGCCAACATAAAAGAAAAAGCGGCTGAACAACTTCGGCTTTCAATCGATAGTCCGGCAATTTTAGCCATGGAATGGTTGGGTCTTTTTAGCGACTATATGGTACCAATGGATGAAGGATCGAATTTTGATTTGGTTACCGACCTGATGCTCAAAAAAATGATGTTGCCTGAGCATGCTCGTGATATGGTTATTATGCTCCACTCGTTTTTGGTTGAAAATGCCGACGGAAGCACAGAAGTTGTAAAATCGCGCCTTTTGGATTTTGCGACTAAAGAAGATACATCGATTGCGAGAACTGTTGGGTTACCGGCCGCCATTGCTGTAAAAATGATTCTGGACGGAAAAATTACAGACAAAGGTGTTCACATACCGGTTTCGAAAAGTATTTACGAGCCTATTTTACCTGAACTGGAGAAACTTGGCATTGCCATGAAAGAAGAATGGGGAGTAAAAGAATCGGCAAAAATCAGTTGCTGA
- a CDS encoding aspartate aminotransferase family protein: MAKKENSEEIYNKARQVISGGVSRNTVFRKPYPNYANSASGCFITDIDGTVRTDFANNMAALIHGHSFPPIIDAVIKQLKKGTAYTLASEIEVAFATHLIERVQSFERIRFMNSGTEAVMAMIKASRAFTGRPKIAKAEGAYHGTYDFAEVSQMADPSNWGKEDQPSSVPLAHGTPPCVAKDVVIYPYNNIERTLNILDKHAGDIACVIVDPVPHRVGLVPGNHDFIEALYAWTRKNEALLVFDEVVTFRVNYGGAQENYTVKPDLTALGKIIGGGFPVGAVAGRADVMQVFDPHEKNLLLPYSGTFSANPITMTAGYQAMKYFDSEAVARLNMLADVAVKQIREAIKLADVPVAVTGAGSMFRMHLRPDPPTTYREAYLDKEGKKLVNELLDYMYYKENTLMINTFSCMLSTVMTRKEIDQLTEGLFRAFKAFKPKIEKLNND, translated from the coding sequence ATGGCTAAAAAAGAAAATAGCGAAGAAATATATAACAAGGCGCGCCAGGTAATAAGTGGCGGTGTAAGCCGCAATACTGTTTTCCGGAAGCCGTATCCGAATTATGCAAACAGTGCCTCGGGCTGCTTTATCACTGATATTGATGGCACAGTGCGCACCGATTTTGCGAACAATATGGCAGCACTAATTCATGGCCATTCATTCCCGCCAATTATCGATGCGGTTATCAAGCAGCTAAAAAAAGGAACTGCTTACACGCTCGCTTCCGAAATTGAAGTGGCTTTTGCCACCCACCTGATCGAACGCGTGCAGAGTTTTGAGCGTATTCGTTTTATGAATTCAGGTACCGAAGCTGTAATGGCAATGATAAAAGCATCGAGGGCGTTTACCGGACGGCCAAAAATTGCAAAAGCTGAAGGTGCCTATCATGGTACCTACGATTTTGCTGAAGTTAGTCAAATGGCAGACCCGTCAAACTGGGGAAAAGAAGATCAGCCCAGCAGTGTTCCGCTGGCTCACGGAACACCACCATGTGTAGCTAAAGATGTGGTTATTTATCCGTACAACAACATTGAGCGAACGCTGAATATTTTGGATAAACATGCGGGAGATATCGCCTGTGTTATCGTCGATCCTGTTCCTCACCGCGTAGGTTTAGTACCCGGGAATCATGATTTTATAGAAGCGCTTTATGCCTGGACAAGGAAAAACGAGGCTTTACTGGTTTTTGATGAGGTGGTAACCTTTCGGGTGAACTACGGTGGTGCACAGGAAAATTATACCGTAAAACCTGATCTGACAGCACTTGGCAAGATAATAGGTGGCGGATTTCCCGTGGGAGCAGTGGCCGGAAGAGCCGATGTAATGCAGGTTTTTGATCCGCATGAAAAGAATCTTTTGTTGCCTTATTCCGGAACGTTTTCGGCCAATCCGATTACTATGACCGCCGGTTATCAGGCGATGAAGTATTTTGATTCGGAGGCAGTTGCCCGACTAAACATGCTTGCAGATGTGGCAGTTAAGCAGATTCGTGAAGCCATAAAACTCGCTGATGTGCCGGTTGCCGTTACCGGTGCTGGTTCTATGTTTCGTATGCATCTTCGCCCCGATCCGCCTACAACATACCGCGAGGCTTACCTGGACAAAGAGGGTAAAAAGCTGGTTAATGAATTGCTGGATTACATGTATTACAAAGAAAATACACTGATGATCAACACTTTCTCGTGTATGCTTTCAACGGTAATGACACGTAAGGAAATCGATCAGTTAACAGAAGGATTATTCAGGGCTTTTAAAGCTTTTAAACCAAAAATTGAAAAACTAAACAATGATTAA
- a CDS encoding aminoacyl-histidine dipeptidase has translation MKTLAALEPQPLFNYFEEICQVPRPSKKEEKIRQYLLDFARKNKLEANTDKIGNVVIKKPASKGMEQAPTVILQTHMDMVCEKNSDKEFDFDNDAIEPIIVDGWVKANGTTLGADCGIGIAAQLAVLTSKEIKHGPIECLITVDEETGLTGAFNLQPGFLSGSVLLNLDSEDEGELFIGCAGGVDTLATFDYQMEETNKNSIALIISVSGLLGGHSGDDIHKNRGNANKILNRFLWNWNEDFGIRLAEFNGGNLRNAIAREAFGIITIPADKKDDVLASYNKMAASIKDEFEFAEPKLEISCTTTELPAFVVDIDTQNKLLNAVYACPHGVLEMSSRMEDMVETSTNLASVKFSDDNKIVVTTSQRSEIEGRKYYAAETVKSVFNLAGASVIHSDGYPGWTPNPDSDILKTTVESYKKLFENEPIVRSIHAGLECGLFLEKYPHLDMVSFGPTIKGAHSPDERLDISTTEKFWKHLVDVLENIK, from the coding sequence ATGAAAACATTAGCAGCGTTAGAACCGCAACCTCTTTTTAACTATTTCGAAGAAATCTGCCAGGTACCACGGCCATCGAAAAAAGAGGAAAAAATAAGACAATATTTACTTGATTTTGCCCGGAAAAATAAACTGGAAGCAAACACCGACAAAATCGGAAATGTAGTGATTAAAAAGCCTGCCAGTAAAGGTATGGAACAGGCGCCAACCGTTATTCTGCAAACGCACATGGACATGGTTTGCGAGAAGAATTCGGATAAAGAATTTGATTTTGATAACGACGCCATTGAGCCCATAATTGTTGATGGTTGGGTAAAAGCCAACGGAACAACATTGGGTGCCGATTGCGGAATTGGTATTGCAGCCCAATTGGCGGTGCTGACTTCAAAAGAAATAAAACACGGCCCGATTGAATGTTTGATAACCGTTGATGAAGAAACCGGATTAACCGGTGCTTTTAACCTGCAACCCGGCTTTTTATCGGGCTCGGTTTTGCTAAACCTCGATTCGGAAGACGAAGGTGAGTTGTTCATCGGTTGTGCCGGAGGAGTTGATACGCTTGCTACTTTTGACTACCAGATGGAAGAGACAAATAAAAACTCAATAGCCCTGATAATTTCGGTAAGCGGACTTTTGGGAGGCCACTCGGGTGACGATATTCACAAAAACCGTGGAAACGCCAACAAAATTCTAAACCGTTTTTTATGGAACTGGAACGAGGATTTTGGAATCCGTCTCGCAGAGTTTAACGGAGGTAATTTGCGTAATGCCATTGCCCGCGAAGCATTTGGAATTATTACCATTCCTGCTGATAAAAAAGATGATGTGTTGGCTTCATACAATAAAATGGCGGCTTCGATAAAAGATGAATTTGAGTTTGCCGAACCAAAACTGGAAATCAGTTGTACAACAACTGAACTACCTGCGTTTGTAGTTGATATTGATACGCAAAACAAACTTTTAAATGCTGTTTATGCCTGTCCGCATGGCGTTTTGGAAATGAGCTCGCGCATGGAAGATATGGTGGAAACTTCCACTAACCTGGCTTCGGTTAAATTTAGCGACGACAATAAAATAGTGGTAACCACCAGCCAGCGTAGCGAAATTGAAGGCCGAAAATATTATGCCGCAGAAACTGTAAAATCGGTTTTCAACCTTGCCGGTGCAAGTGTAATACATAGCGACGGTTATCCGGGCTGGACTCCAAATCCGGATTCTGACATTTTAAAAACTACCGTTGAATCCTACAAAAAGCTGTTTGAAAATGAGCCGATTGTTCGCTCAATTCATGCCGGACTGGAATGTGGTTTATTCCTTGAAAAATACCCGCACCTCGACATGGTTTCGTTTGGCCCGACAATTAAAGGCGCACATTCGCCCGACGAAAGGCTGGACATTTCAACCACTGAAAAATTCTGGAAACACCTGGTTGATGTGCTTGAAAATATAAAATAG
- a CDS encoding AI-2E family transporter, whose amino-acid sequence METSKKIYIFLIVITIVVVCIYAQSIIIPFILAILFWFLIRVIKKLLEKVNFIGRLPKWILTLFSTLVLLGFLALAVTMISQNIKVLSTTLPEYEANVNKIAQQINQKFDIDIMNMAGDFAKDLNFGSILSSLFSTLTSLFGNAFTVFLYLLFLLLEEPLFPKKLKAMYPEKERYDHVKKLVAKIDHSIGNYVALKTLTSLLTGFLSYFALLFIGVDAPLFWAFLIFVLNFIPTIGSLIATIFPTIFAILQFGELTPGILVLSIVGAIQLVVGNFIEPRLMGNTLNISPLVVFLTLAIWGVIWGISGMLLSVPITVILIIIMSEFPGTRPFAILLSQRGTINK is encoded by the coding sequence ATGGAAACAAGCAAAAAGATTTACATTTTCCTTATCGTAATCACGATTGTAGTGGTTTGTATCTACGCACAATCCATCATTATTCCTTTTATTTTAGCCATCCTGTTTTGGTTTCTCATTCGGGTAATCAAAAAATTACTGGAAAAAGTTAATTTCATTGGGCGGCTGCCTAAATGGATTCTTACCCTGTTTTCAACACTGGTATTGCTTGGTTTTTTAGCGCTGGCTGTCACTATGATATCTCAAAACATAAAAGTATTGTCAACAACGCTTCCCGAATACGAAGCCAACGTAAATAAAATTGCCCAACAGATTAACCAGAAATTTGATATTGACATTATGAATATGGCCGGAGATTTTGCCAAAGATTTGAATTTCGGAAGTATTCTATCATCGCTGTTCAGCACATTAACCAGCTTATTTGGTAATGCTTTTACAGTATTTCTATATCTTTTGTTTTTACTGTTGGAAGAACCGTTATTTCCTAAAAAGCTTAAAGCCATGTACCCCGAAAAAGAACGTTACGATCACGTAAAAAAATTAGTGGCCAAAATCGACCATTCCATAGGAAATTATGTTGCACTAAAAACGTTAACCAGCCTCTTAACCGGCTTCTTAAGTTATTTTGCCTTGCTTTTTATCGGAGTTGATGCGCCGCTGTTTTGGGCATTTTTAATATTTGTTTTAAACTTTATTCCCACAATAGGATCGCTTATTGCAACGATTTTCCCAACCATATTTGCCATTTTACAGTTTGGCGAATTAACGCCCGGAATTCTGGTGTTGTCTATTGTTGGTGCCATTCAGTTGGTAGTTGGCAACTTTATTGAGCCTCGACTAATGGGTAACACCTTAAACATCAGTCCTTTGGTTGTTTTTTTGACACTTGCAATATGGGGAGTAATCTGGGGAATTTCGGGCATGTTGTTAAGTGTCCCCATAACTGTAATTCTTATTATTATTATGTCGGAATTTCCGGGAACACGACCTTTTGCGATTTTATTAAGTCAACGCGGCACTATTAATAAATAA
- a CDS encoding 3-oxoacid CoA-transferase subunit A, with the protein MINKIVNSAKEAVAGIFDGATVMISGFGEAGSPVELIHALVDQGAKDLTVVSNNAGSGHVGLAALIENRQVKKILCSFPRTAISVVFPELYRAGEIELELVPQGTLAERIRAGGAGVPAFYTPTTVNTPLAEGKEIREFDGKQYVMEKAIQADFALVKCAAADKYGNLIYNKTARNFGPVMCMAAKTTIVQAKQVVELGTIDPEHVVTPGIFVHRVVEIPHPADESKLVAENVKYHGIRQ; encoded by the coding sequence ATGATTAACAAGATCGTGAATTCGGCAAAAGAAGCGGTTGCCGGCATTTTCGACGGAGCAACCGTAATGATCAGTGGTTTTGGTGAAGCCGGTAGTCCGGTGGAGCTTATTCACGCGCTGGTTGACCAGGGAGCAAAAGATCTGACCGTAGTGAGCAACAATGCCGGAAGCGGACATGTTGGTTTGGCAGCACTTATCGAAAACCGGCAGGTAAAAAAGATCCTCTGCTCTTTTCCTCGTACAGCTATTTCAGTTGTTTTTCCCGAGTTGTACCGGGCCGGCGAAATCGAATTGGAACTGGTGCCACAGGGAACGTTAGCTGAACGCATTCGTGCAGGCGGCGCAGGAGTTCCCGCATTTTATACGCCTACAACTGTAAATACTCCTTTGGCAGAAGGAAAAGAAATACGCGAGTTTGATGGGAAACAATATGTTATGGAAAAAGCCATTCAGGCTGATTTTGCTTTGGTGAAATGTGCAGCGGCCGATAAATACGGCAACCTGATTTACAACAAAACAGCCCGCAATTTTGGGCCGGTTATGTGTATGGCTGCAAAAACGACTATTGTTCAAGCCAAACAGGTGGTTGAACTTGGAACTATCGATCCGGAACATGTAGTAACACCGGGAATTTTTGTTCATCGTGTAGTGGAAATTCCTCATCCCGCTGATGAATCAAAACTGGTTGCCGAAAATGTAAAATACCATGGAATCAGACAATAA